In the Pseudodesulfovibrio sp. JC047 genome, one interval contains:
- the dnaB gene encoding replicative DNA helicase: MPKTPKQQRPKSGRYDAHQEETLDRVSSDLVRKVPPHSLDAEQAVLGGVFQSESMFHQLVDLVNSDDFYSPAHRDIFKAFTELYDSHKPIDVVTVANQLEQDGTLDSVGGPVYLAELSDSVISASNALYHGQIVRDKCILRRLIDISGGIISNCFSSRDVNEVLDESEKEIFKIAQSKEMRGMMPSNQLINKVFEELQAKFNNKSAVTGIQTHYTEFDNMTAGLQNSDLIIIAGRPSMGKTAFALNVALRAAARSECPTAVFSLEMSMEQLMTRLLAVQSKVHLSNLRTGFLEDQDWLDLQDAADVITNAPIFIDDTPALSTLELQARCRRLKAEHNLGLVVVDYLQLMRSSARPDSREQEISDISRHLKALAKELNIPVIALSQLNRKVEERTDKHPMMSDLRESGAIEQDADIIIFLYRDAAYNKSEDNPLKNQAEIIIGKQRNGPTGRCELFFQKEFTAFENMDATVYPSELPEGFHEENN, translated from the coding sequence ATGCCGAAAACGCCGAAACAACAGAGGCCTAAATCAGGCCGATATGACGCTCATCAGGAGGAGACCCTCGATAGGGTCTCCTCCGATCTCGTCCGTAAAGTTCCCCCACATTCTCTGGATGCGGAGCAAGCCGTTCTCGGTGGTGTTTTCCAATCCGAAAGCATGTTTCATCAACTGGTGGACCTTGTAAATTCAGACGATTTCTATTCACCTGCCCATCGAGATATATTCAAAGCTTTCACCGAACTGTACGACTCGCACAAACCGATTGACGTCGTCACGGTTGCCAACCAGCTCGAACAGGATGGCACGCTCGATTCTGTCGGAGGTCCAGTGTACCTCGCGGAACTGTCCGATTCAGTCATCAGTGCCAGTAATGCGCTGTATCATGGTCAAATTGTTCGTGATAAATGTATCCTACGTCGGCTCATAGATATTTCCGGCGGCATCATTTCCAACTGTTTTTCATCCCGTGACGTCAACGAAGTCCTGGACGAATCAGAAAAAGAAATTTTCAAGATCGCGCAAAGCAAAGAAATGCGCGGCATGATGCCCAGCAACCAGCTCATCAACAAAGTCTTTGAAGAGCTGCAAGCAAAATTCAATAACAAATCAGCCGTCACAGGCATTCAGACCCATTATACGGAATTCGACAACATGACCGCCGGGTTGCAGAACTCGGACCTCATTATCATCGCTGGTCGTCCCTCCATGGGTAAAACGGCATTTGCCCTGAACGTCGCCCTCCGAGCCGCGGCTCGTTCCGAATGTCCCACCGCTGTTTTTTCATTGGAAATGAGCATGGAACAGTTGATGACCCGCCTGCTTGCTGTGCAAAGCAAAGTCCACCTCAGCAACTTGAGAACCGGTTTTCTTGAAGATCAGGACTGGTTGGACTTGCAGGATGCGGCCGACGTCATCACCAATGCACCAATTTTCATCGACGATACCCCCGCCCTGTCTACCTTGGAATTGCAGGCCCGTTGCCGTCGGCTCAAGGCCGAACACAATTTGGGATTGGTGGTCGTTGATTACCTCCAGCTCATGCGCTCCAGTGCCCGACCGGACTCTCGCGAGCAGGAAATTTCTGATATTTCCCGACACCTCAAAGCACTGGCCAAAGAATTGAACATCCCGGTCATCGCCTTGTCACAGCTCAACCGTAAAGTTGAAGAACGCACAGACAAACATCCCATGATGTCCGACCTCCGTGAATCAGGCGCTATCGAACAGGATGCTGACATCATTATTTTTCTTTACCGGGATGCCGCATACAACAAGAGCGAGGATAACCCGCTCAAGAACCAGGCTGAAATTATCATCGGCAAGCAGCGTAACGGCCCCACAGGCCGATGCGAATTATTCTTTCAAAAAGAATTCACTGCATTCGAGAACATGGACGCCACGGTGTATCCATCAGAACTTCCCGAAGGATTTCACGAAGAAAACAACTAA
- the rplI gene encoding 50S ribosomal protein L9 codes for MKLILRADVDSLGRLGDIVTVKDGYGRNYLIPQGLAKPATKANLKAFELERRKLQEQADSLRTRAQGLADKIAATPVSIEVRVGDGDKLYGSVTTSNIGDAMEAAGIDIDRRKILLPDPIRALGEYDIEIRLHPDVRGELKLSVLRHGGPVVEDIEEPAEEKVEAVEESVENAENAETTEA; via the coding sequence ATGAAACTTATTTTACGCGCCGATGTCGATTCTCTGGGTCGCCTCGGAGACATCGTTACCGTTAAGGACGGCTACGGCCGCAACTACCTGATTCCTCAGGGACTTGCCAAGCCTGCCACCAAAGCCAACCTGAAAGCTTTTGAGCTGGAACGCCGCAAGCTGCAGGAACAGGCTGATTCACTTCGCACCCGGGCTCAGGGCCTGGCAGACAAAATCGCCGCCACTCCGGTTTCCATCGAAGTGCGCGTTGGTGATGGCGACAAGCTGTACGGCTCTGTCACCACATCCAACATTGGCGACGCCATGGAAGCTGCTGGCATCGATATTGATCGCCGCAAAATCCTGCTGCCCGATCCCATTCGTGCCTTGGGCGAATATGATATCGAAATCCGGCTGCACCCCGATGTGCGCGGCGAGCTGAAGCTCTCCGTCCTCCGTCACGGTGGTCCGGTTGTCGAAGACATTGAAGAACCCGCCGAAGAAAAGGTTGAGGCCGTTGAGGAATCCGTAGAGAATGCCGAAAACGCCGAAACAACAGAGGCCTAA
- the rpsR gene encoding 30S ribosomal protein S18, translated as MAFRKKFTPRKKFCRFCADKELPLDYKRPDILRDFVTERGKIIARRITGTCAKHQRRLTNEIKRARQMALLFYTTVHSTDVKKRSSM; from the coding sequence ATGGCATTTCGCAAAAAATTCACCCCGAGGAAAAAGTTCTGCCGCTTTTGCGCGGACAAAGAGCTGCCTTTGGATTACAAGCGCCCTGATATCCTTCGCGATTTCGTCACTGAACGCGGCAAGATCATTGCCCGTCGCATCACTGGCACCTGTGCCAAGCATCAGCGTCGATTGACCAACGAAATCAAGCGCGCCCGTCAGATGGCTCTCCTGTTCTACACCACCGTTCACAGCACTGATGTGAAAAAGCGTAGCTCCATGTAG
- the rpsF gene encoding 30S ribosomal protein S6, with product MANNYETLVLLSPELAEENRKELLETLTTIVDREGGKMVETDDWGMRQLAYPVQKQTRGYYVRLVYTAPGALVAELERNIRITDGIFKFMTVKLAA from the coding sequence ATGGCTAACAACTACGAGACGCTCGTGCTTCTCTCCCCGGAGTTGGCTGAGGAAAACAGGAAAGAACTCCTGGAAACCCTCACCACCATCGTGGATCGTGAAGGCGGCAAAATGGTTGAGACCGATGATTGGGGCATGCGCCAACTGGCCTACCCCGTCCAAAAGCAGACCCGTGGATACTATGTACGCCTCGTGTACACCGCTCCCGGTGCACTGGTTGCCGAACTGGAACGCAACATCCGCATCACCGACGGCATCTTCAAATTCATGACCGTCAAACTGGCTGCCTAG
- a CDS encoding phosphoribosylaminoimidazolesuccinocarboxamide synthase, with translation MAGVLETNITEYPLISKGKVRDIYEIDADTLLLVTTDRLSAFDVVMPDPIKDKGKVLNQITLFWMKMMEDLVPNHILATNVDDYPEPLHKYKAMLQDRSVLAKKAKPLPIECIVRGFITGSGWKDYQKTGTVCGHDLPANLKESEMLETALFTPSTKAEIGDHDENITLAQAADLLGEEMLRKVEKLTLDIYTRARDYAKERGILIADTKFEFGLLDDELIFIDEALTPDSSRFWPEAGYEPGQPQPSFDKQYFRDWLEEIGFNKQPPAPRIPEDIAAQTRANYLKAYKMLTGEDLNV, from the coding sequence ATGGCAGGCGTTCTGGAAACCAATATCACCGAATATCCACTCATTTCCAAAGGAAAAGTCCGCGACATCTACGAGATTGACGCTGACACGTTGCTCCTCGTGACAACGGATCGGCTCTCCGCATTCGACGTAGTCATGCCCGACCCCATCAAAGACAAGGGAAAAGTTCTGAATCAGATCACCCTCTTCTGGATGAAAATGATGGAAGACCTGGTTCCCAACCACATTCTCGCCACAAATGTGGATGACTATCCCGAACCGTTGCACAAATACAAAGCGATGCTTCAAGACCGGAGCGTCTTGGCCAAAAAGGCCAAACCGCTTCCCATCGAGTGTATCGTCCGCGGCTTTATCACCGGTTCTGGCTGGAAAGACTATCAGAAAACCGGCACGGTCTGCGGCCACGACCTGCCCGCCAATCTGAAAGAATCCGAAATGCTGGAGACAGCCCTCTTCACGCCCTCCACCAAAGCGGAAATCGGCGACCACGATGAAAACATCACGCTCGCTCAGGCAGCGGACCTGCTTGGGGAGGAAATGCTGCGCAAGGTTGAAAAACTGACGCTGGATATCTACACCCGCGCCCGTGATTACGCCAAAGAACGCGGCATCCTCATTGCCGATACCAAATTTGAATTCGGCTTGCTGGATGATGAACTCATCTTCATCGATGAAGCTCTGACCCCGGATTCTTCCCGATTCTGGCCTGAAGCAGGATATGAACCAGGCCAGCCACAACCCAGTTTTGACAAGCAGTATTTCCGTGACTGGTTGGAGGAAATCGGATTCAACAAGCAACCGCCAGCACCCCGGATTCCCGAGGATATCGCCGCTCAAACCAGAGCCAACTACCTGAAAGCCTACAAAATGCTGACAGGAGAAGACCTCAACGTATAG
- the hisD gene encoding histidinol dehydrogenase gives MPCRALNYTTRNDWQAIREWLDQRKDPDTKVDTLVRDILNTVKERGDDALVEYTRKFDCDSQEKADIRVPKEALKAALAAIPDTDVAILEESIQRVRTFHTNQKEKSWWTTDADGTILGQMVRPIERVGLYVPGGQGGETPLISSLIMNAVPAQVAGVGSIAVTSPPRKDGTLNPHILATAALLGLDEIYLAGSAWAIAALAYGTETIAPCDMLAGPGNIFVATAKSQLIGHVGIDMVAGPSEIAILADDSATPEWVAADMLSQAEHDPLAAAILVTPSTELAANVKKELVEQCARLPRKDIASKSLTNWGAIITVPDLKTGANLINLLAPEHLELSIADPWSMLGSIHHAGAIFMGHTAPEPVGDYFAGPNHVLPTLRTVRFSSALSVQNFCKKSSVIATSANYVSEHGDKIARLARLEGLEAHARSVEQRIK, from the coding sequence ATGCCGTGTAGAGCATTGAACTATACAACTCGCAACGATTGGCAGGCCATCCGCGAATGGCTCGATCAACGCAAAGACCCGGACACCAAAGTGGACACCCTGGTCCGGGATATCCTGAACACCGTCAAAGAACGTGGCGATGACGCCCTGGTGGAATATACCCGCAAATTTGATTGCGATTCGCAGGAAAAAGCGGACATTCGTGTTCCGAAAGAGGCTCTGAAAGCGGCTTTGGCCGCCATCCCGGACACCGATGTGGCCATTCTTGAAGAATCCATCCAGCGCGTTCGGACCTTTCATACCAACCAAAAAGAAAAATCCTGGTGGACCACGGACGCTGACGGCACCATTCTCGGCCAAATGGTTCGCCCTATCGAACGCGTTGGTCTGTATGTCCCCGGCGGACAAGGCGGTGAAACACCACTCATTTCCAGCCTCATCATGAATGCGGTCCCGGCACAGGTGGCCGGTGTCGGTTCCATTGCCGTCACCTCTCCCCCACGAAAAGACGGGACGCTGAACCCACATATTCTCGCCACCGCCGCCCTCCTCGGATTGGACGAAATCTATCTGGCCGGATCGGCATGGGCCATTGCCGCGCTGGCATACGGCACGGAGACGATTGCTCCATGCGACATGCTGGCTGGTCCCGGCAATATCTTTGTTGCCACCGCCAAATCGCAATTGATTGGACACGTCGGCATCGACATGGTTGCCGGTCCCAGTGAAATAGCCATTTTAGCCGACGATTCCGCCACGCCGGAATGGGTTGCGGCAGACATGCTCTCCCAGGCTGAACACGATCCATTGGCCGCAGCCATCCTTGTCACACCGAGCACCGAACTGGCTGCCAACGTCAAAAAGGAATTGGTCGAACAATGCGCCCGGTTACCTCGCAAGGATATCGCCTCGAAATCCCTCACAAATTGGGGGGCTATCATAACGGTTCCAGACCTGAAAACCGGCGCGAACCTGATCAACCTGCTCGCTCCCGAACATCTGGAGCTTTCGATTGCTGACCCGTGGTCCATGCTCGGCTCGATCCACCATGCCGGAGCCATTTTCATGGGACACACTGCGCCTGAACCAGTAGGAGACTACTTTGCCGGACCGAACCATGTGTTGCCGACCCTGCGCACAGTCCGATTTTCATCCGCATTGTCCGTGCAGAATTTCTGCAAAAAATCCAGTGTGATCGCAACCAGTGCGAACTATGTTTCCGAACACGGTGACAAAATCGCCCGGCTGGCTCGGCTGGAAGGCCTTGAAGCCCACGCCCGAAGCGTGGAACAACGCATCAAATAA
- a CDS encoding outer membrane homotrimeric porin, translated as MKRLTLLAVALTMVLGMAATSFAAPEVTISGNVLVNAVWRDNWDFAAGNDNVAKSEKEMNIRQRADLYFTVTANENLKAVIGFRSVRGDWGQGGMMADESGSGAANTIDLRDAYLDFNWPGTSVNVKAGLMPIGLPAAVGGASMILNARTTGVLVSSPITENISVLGGFARAADGNTDAAVSASDDSAIDNWIVALPMNFEGFSVSPFFMYAPMGVNAGGTANAIAGMTNQTAGATPVDGIENAWWAGSSFAMTMFDPFVVSADLNYGSVSGDKEQYDRSGWLFDVAVDYTGFDFMNLSLTYAYTTGEDDDATNGSERLPSQINDWAIGSFWFGGGLITGDDLDSDKDNIGFHTVALSATGIQSFAEGLTHDAHIVYAKGTNDKKMANKVYGATLTEDDAMWEVDFNTMYKIYDELTMYNGIGYVNLDLDEDAWGAEKDGGDAWKFQIGMVYQF; from the coding sequence ATGAAACGTTTGACTCTGCTTGCAGTTGCCCTGACCATGGTCCTGGGCATGGCTGCAACGTCTTTCGCAGCTCCCGAAGTTACCATTTCCGGTAACGTTCTGGTCAACGCTGTATGGCGTGACAACTGGGACTTCGCTGCTGGTAACGACAATGTTGCCAAATCCGAAAAAGAAATGAACATCCGTCAGCGTGCTGACCTGTACTTCACCGTCACCGCTAACGAGAACCTGAAAGCTGTCATCGGCTTCCGCTCCGTCCGTGGCGACTGGGGTCAGGGTGGCATGATGGCTGATGAGTCCGGTTCCGGCGCAGCCAACACCATTGACCTGCGTGATGCTTACCTGGACTTCAACTGGCCCGGCACTTCCGTCAACGTGAAAGCCGGTCTCATGCCCATCGGCCTGCCCGCCGCTGTTGGTGGCGCCAGCATGATCCTGAATGCCCGCACCACTGGTGTGTTGGTGAGCTCCCCGATCACTGAGAACATCAGTGTTCTTGGTGGCTTCGCTCGTGCTGCCGATGGCAACACCGATGCTGCTGTTTCCGCTTCCGACGATTCCGCTATTGATAACTGGATCGTTGCTCTGCCCATGAACTTCGAAGGCTTTTCCGTGTCTCCGTTCTTCATGTATGCCCCCATGGGCGTCAATGCTGGTGGCACTGCTAACGCAATCGCCGGCATGACCAACCAGACCGCTGGTGCAACTCCTGTTGACGGCATCGAAAACGCATGGTGGGCTGGTTCCAGCTTCGCTATGACCATGTTCGATCCCTTCGTTGTCTCCGCTGACCTGAACTACGGTTCCGTGTCCGGCGACAAAGAACAGTACGACCGTTCCGGTTGGTTGTTCGACGTTGCAGTTGATTACACTGGCTTCGATTTCATGAACCTGTCCCTGACCTACGCCTACACCACTGGTGAAGACGACGACGCAACCAACGGTTCCGAGCGTCTGCCTTCCCAGATCAACGACTGGGCTATCGGCTCCTTCTGGTTCGGCGGTGGCTTGATCACCGGTGATGACCTTGACAGCGACAAAGACAACATCGGTTTCCACACCGTTGCCTTGTCCGCTACTGGCATCCAGTCCTTCGCTGAAGGCCTGACTCACGATGCTCACATCGTGTACGCCAAGGGTACCAACGACAAGAAAATGGCCAACAAAGTCTACGGTGCTACTCTGACCGAAGACGACGCTATGTGGGAAGTTGACTTCAACACCATGTACAAAATCTACGACGAATTGACCATGTACAACGGCATCGGTTACGTCAATCTCGACCTCGACGAAGACGCTTGGGGTGCTGAGAAAGACGGCGGCGACGCTTGGAAATTCCAGATCGGCATGGTCTACCAGTTCTAA
- a CDS encoding outer membrane homotrimeric porin, with translation MKRLTLLAVALTMVLGMAATSFAAPEVTISGNVLVNAVWRDNWDFASGNDGVEKSSKEMNIRERADLYFTVTANENLKAVLGFRSVRGDWGQAGMLADSSGGTPSENTIGLRDAYIDFNWPGTSVNVKAGLMPIGLPAAVGGASMVHNARTTGVLVSSPITDNVSILAGFARAGDANDDASVSKTDDSVIDNWIVALPLNFEGFAMSPYFMYAPMGVNAGLAADAAVVGLTNRAYSGQTPSIYDADAIKSAWWLGTDFTMSMFDPFVLKADLNYGTVDGEKEIYDRSGWLFDIALDYTGFDFMNLSLTYAYTTGEDDDATNGSERLPVLINDWAIGSFWFGGGLITGDDLDSDSDNIGFHAVALSATGIQSFAEGLTHDAHIVYAKGTNDKKMTGKVYGATLTEEDAMWEVDFNTMYKIYDELTLYNGIGYINLDYDKDTWATGADSNGDGGDAWKFQLGMVYQF, from the coding sequence ATGAAACGTTTGACTCTGCTCGCAGTCGCCCTGACCATGGTCTTGGGCATGGCTGCAACGTCATTCGCAGCTCCCGAAGTTACCATTTCCGGTAACGTTCTGGTGAACGCTGTATGGCGCGACAACTGGGACTTCGCTAGCGGCAACGATGGCGTCGAGAAATCCAGTAAAGAAATGAACATTCGTGAACGTGCTGACCTGTATTTCACCGTCACCGCAAACGAAAATTTGAAAGCCGTTCTTGGCTTCCGGTCCGTCCGTGGCGACTGGGGTCAGGCAGGCATGCTCGCCGACTCCTCCGGTGGAACTCCTTCCGAGAACACCATTGGTCTGCGTGATGCATACATCGACTTCAACTGGCCTGGTACATCCGTGAACGTGAAAGCCGGTCTCATGCCCATCGGCCTGCCCGCCGCTGTTGGTGGCGCCAGCATGGTTCACAATGCCCGCACCACTGGTGTGTTGGTCAGCTCCCCGATCACTGACAACGTCAGCATCCTCGCTGGCTTTGCCCGTGCAGGTGATGCAAATGACGACGCTTCTGTAAGCAAAACCGACGATTCCGTTATTGATAACTGGATCGTTGCTCTGCCTTTGAATTTCGAAGGCTTCGCAATGTCTCCGTACTTCATGTATGCCCCCATGGGTGTCAATGCTGGCTTGGCTGCTGATGCAGCTGTTGTCGGCCTGACCAACCGCGCATACAGTGGACAAACTCCCTCCATTTATGACGCTGATGCTATTAAGAGTGCATGGTGGCTCGGTACTGATTTCACCATGTCCATGTTCGATCCTTTCGTCCTGAAAGCTGACCTGAACTATGGTACAGTTGATGGCGAAAAAGAAATCTATGACCGTTCCGGTTGGTTGTTCGACATCGCTTTGGACTACACTGGTTTCGATTTCATGAACCTGTCCCTGACCTACGCCTACACCACTGGTGAAGACGACGACGCGACCAATGGTTCCGAACGTCTGCCCGTGCTGATTAATGACTGGGCAATCGGTTCCTTCTGGTTCGGCGGTGGCTTGATCACCGGTGATGATCTGGATAGCGATTCCGACAACATTGGTTTCCACGCTGTTGCTCTGTCCGCGACCGGCATCCAGTCCTTCGCTGAAGGCCTGACTCATGATGCACACATCGTGTACGCTAAGGGTACCAACGACAAGAAGATGACCGGAAAGGTCTATGGTGCGACTCTGACCGAAGAAGACGCCATGTGGGAAGTTGACTTCAACACCATGTACAAGATTTATGACGAATTGACTCTGTATAATGGTATTGGCTACATCAATCTGGACTACGACAAAGACACTTGGGCTACTGGTGCTGATAGCAATGGCGACGGTGGCGACGCTTGGAAGTTCCAGCTTGGTATGGTCTACCAGTTCTAA
- the uvrC gene encoding excinuclease ABC subunit UvrC, translating to MLKKNIPHIEPKFKFLAADFPDTPGVYLMKNDAGRILYVGKAKRLRKRLASYFRALDKHTPKTAALVSHIRSIDILLTSTEKEALLLESGLIKKHRPRYNIVLKDDKQYALFKLDKQAEFPRLSITRKVVRDGSVYFGPFTSASAARTVWKLLGKVFPLRKCTDTTFKNRVRPCLYYDIHQCWAPCVKDVDRSLYNDMVQRVEMLLSGRSSELVDSLTRQMKAASKIMAFEKAAVFRDQIRAVKKTVEGQVAVIHDNRDRDVIGLAQSDQGLGLGVLFVRQGRLLDEKQFFWPGLTLDEGPEVVESFIAQFYGPGRFIPSMILAPYDCEDSPLSEVLAERGVGSVRIVLPQTTKEKQLIGLARSVAAQARERKETISTRLQKVLRLSEEPVRIECIDASHLSGSNMRVGQVVFEDGRRNPEASRIYAFPELDGTGDDYAALAAWAKRRIESGPPWPDLVLLDGGRGQLSAVEAALAKCVDDGCWELASIAKGESRRAGELGDFIFRPGRKNPMPLKPGSAELLFLQKMRDAAHRFVIGRQRKSRKKAVLSSELTSLPGIGPKTARILWDRFASLDDMLEAESATIRALPGIGRKRAESIHTALQSLKASRKG from the coding sequence TTGTTGAAAAAAAATATCCCCCACATAGAGCCGAAGTTCAAATTTTTGGCCGCTGATTTTCCGGATACGCCCGGGGTCTATCTGATGAAGAATGACGCAGGGCGTATTCTGTATGTTGGCAAGGCCAAGCGGTTGCGGAAGCGGCTGGCGTCCTATTTCCGGGCTCTTGACAAGCATACGCCCAAGACCGCTGCGTTGGTCAGTCATATTCGATCCATTGATATCTTGTTGACCAGTACCGAAAAGGAGGCGTTGCTTCTTGAGTCAGGGCTGATCAAAAAGCATCGTCCCCGATATAACATCGTGCTCAAGGACGATAAACAATACGCCTTGTTCAAGCTGGATAAACAGGCGGAATTCCCGCGTCTTTCAATTACCCGTAAAGTCGTGCGCGATGGATCGGTCTATTTCGGCCCGTTCACCTCCGCATCCGCAGCCCGAACCGTGTGGAAATTGTTGGGGAAGGTCTTTCCCCTCCGAAAGTGTACGGATACGACGTTCAAGAATCGGGTTCGGCCTTGTTTGTACTACGACATCCATCAATGCTGGGCGCCCTGTGTGAAAGACGTGGATCGCTCTTTATATAATGATATGGTTCAGCGAGTGGAAATGTTATTGTCCGGTCGCAGTTCGGAACTGGTGGATTCGTTGACCCGGCAGATGAAAGCTGCGTCAAAGATCATGGCGTTTGAAAAGGCTGCTGTTTTTCGCGATCAGATTCGGGCGGTGAAAAAGACCGTGGAAGGACAGGTGGCGGTCATTCATGACAATCGTGATCGAGACGTGATCGGCTTGGCCCAAAGCGATCAGGGACTTGGGCTGGGGGTGCTGTTTGTGCGTCAGGGGCGGCTTCTTGATGAAAAGCAGTTTTTTTGGCCCGGCCTGACATTGGATGAAGGTCCCGAGGTTGTGGAAAGTTTCATTGCCCAGTTTTATGGGCCGGGGCGATTTATTCCTTCCATGATTCTTGCGCCCTATGACTGCGAAGATTCACCGCTTTCCGAAGTCTTGGCCGAACGGGGTGTCGGGAGTGTGCGTATTGTCTTGCCGCAGACGACCAAGGAAAAACAGTTGATCGGATTGGCGCGGAGTGTGGCGGCGCAGGCCCGTGAAAGGAAAGAGACCATCTCAACCCGGTTGCAGAAGGTTTTGCGCTTGTCCGAGGAGCCGGTGAGAATCGAGTGCATTGACGCGTCTCATTTGTCGGGTTCGAATATGCGGGTCGGGCAGGTGGTTTTCGAGGATGGGCGACGAAATCCGGAAGCTTCACGGATATATGCCTTTCCCGAGTTGGATGGGACGGGCGATGATTATGCCGCTCTTGCGGCTTGGGCCAAACGTCGGATCGAATCCGGTCCGCCATGGCCGGATTTGGTGCTCCTTGATGGGGGACGGGGACAACTTTCCGCCGTTGAAGCGGCCTTGGCCAAATGTGTCGATGATGGCTGTTGGGAACTGGCTTCCATTGCCAAGGGGGAATCCCGTCGGGCCGGGGAATTGGGCGATTTCATTTTTCGACCGGGCCGCAAGAATCCCATGCCGCTCAAGCCTGGCAGTGCCGAGTTGCTTTTCTTGCAGAAAATGCGGGATGCCGCGCACCGCTTTGTGATCGGACGTCAGCGCAAATCGCGGAAAAAGGCGGTCCTGAGCAGTGAGTTGACGTCATTGCCCGGAATTGGCCCGAAAACAGCTCGGATTCTGTGGGATCGCTTCGCTTCTCTTGATGATATGCTCGAAGCCGAGAGCGCAACGATTCGTGCGTTGCCCGGTATTGGCCGGAAACGCGCAGAGAGTATTCACACGGCCTTGCAGTCGCTTAAGGCATCGAGAAAAGGCTAG
- a CDS encoding metal-dependent hydrolase, which produces MEITWFGHANFRLKTADTTVFIDPFFVGNPSATTSYKDIQDCSLILVTHDHTDHIGQALELAIKHDAEVVAIFDVIQELIGLGLPEHLGVGMNIGGTVTRHGLDIKMVQAMHSAATGSPAGFIITDSDGLCIYNSGDTGLFGDMELFGKFHDIDIAMLPIGGRFTMDAKQAAYACKLLGCKKIIPQHWGTWPILDQNTQAMAEQLALTAPDTELLTLAIDTPFEI; this is translated from the coding sequence ATGGAGATCACATGGTTCGGTCACGCAAATTTCAGACTCAAAACCGCTGACACAACGGTGTTCATTGATCCGTTTTTCGTCGGCAACCCCAGTGCGACCACATCATACAAGGACATTCAGGACTGTTCACTCATTCTGGTCACACACGACCACACGGACCACATCGGACAGGCACTGGAATTGGCCATCAAACACGATGCCGAAGTCGTAGCCATTTTTGACGTCATTCAGGAACTCATCGGCCTCGGTCTCCCTGAACACCTCGGGGTCGGCATGAACATTGGTGGGACTGTCACCCGACACGGGCTGGACATCAAAATGGTCCAAGCCATGCATTCCGCTGCAACGGGCTCTCCGGCCGGGTTCATCATCACCGACTCAGACGGACTCTGTATCTACAACTCAGGGGACACCGGATTGTTTGGTGACATGGAACTATTCGGCAAATTTCATGATATCGATATCGCCATGCTGCCAATCGGCGGACGATTCACCATGGACGCCAAACAGGCCGCCTATGCCTGCAAATTGCTCGGCTGCAAAAAAATCATCCCGCAACATTGGGGAACATGGCCCATTCTGGATCAAAACACCCAAGCCATGGCCGAACAACTGGCCCTGACTGCTCCAGACACTGAGCTTTTGACGTTGGCGATAGATACGCCCTTCGAAATCTAG
- a CDS encoding UbiX family flavin prenyltransferase: MTKKRIILAVSGASGTLYAASLVNALGHRNDIELHVIISDAAKKVLTLETDFSMDALTHGASAVHAADDIAAPPASGSWRHSGMIICPCSMATLSAVATGFGHTLIHRAADVTLKERKKLILVPREAPYSIIHLENMLTVAKAGAVIVPASPGFYHRPATIEDMANHLAGRILDQLDIPHELFTRWGEKES; this comes from the coding sequence ATGACAAAAAAACGCATCATACTCGCAGTCAGCGGGGCAAGCGGCACATTGTACGCAGCCTCACTGGTCAACGCCCTTGGTCACCGAAACGACATTGAATTGCATGTCATCATTTCTGATGCAGCCAAAAAAGTCCTGACTCTCGAAACAGACTTTTCCATGGACGCGCTGACTCACGGAGCCTCTGCCGTCCATGCCGCAGATGATATTGCGGCCCCACCCGCCAGCGGTTCATGGCGGCACAGCGGCATGATTATCTGCCCTTGCTCCATGGCGACCCTGTCCGCTGTGGCGACTGGCTTCGGTCACACACTCATTCATCGGGCTGCCGATGTGACGCTCAAGGAACGGAAAAAACTCATTCTGGTGCCGCGAGAAGCGCCCTACTCCATTATCCATTTGGAAAACATGCTCACGGTCGCCAAGGCCGGAGCTGTGATAGTACCGGCAAGTCCGGGCTTTTACCATCGTCCGGCAACCATCGAGGACATGGCCAATCATCTGGCCGGCCGAATTCTCGATCAATTGGACATCCCCCACGAGCTGTTCACACGGTGGGGAGAAAAGGAGTCATAG